From Mucilaginibacter gotjawali:
GCCAGTTTTATGGTGAAATGTGCCGACCACCACATAGACATTCCAAGCATTGTATTTCACAATATAGCCGAAAGCATCAAAGTGGATGTTTCAGCCACCTATACAAAATATAACCCAACCAACTAAACAATAAAATGAAAAAACACCTAATGTTAGCAGCCTTTCTTATAGTAAGTTCAGGCTTAATGGCACAAAACGCCGATAACTCAAAAACCAGCACCCCGGCCGATTCATTACTAAATTCAATGAGCAGCGATCAAAAGAATTTACCGGTTATTGGTTTCAGGTCAACAAGGCTCATCCTGTCCCAAACTACAGAAACCGTAAAAAAGAAAACGCTTAATTTTATGGTTATTCACCGTTTTGGTGATTTTGCCGGAAAAAACGGCGGCGGCCGGTTCTTTTACGGATTAGATGACGTAGCCGACGTTTATATCGGCTTTGAATACGGGATCACCGATAATTTAAATATCCATTTCGGCAGAAGCACGCAGCCAACACTTGGCGGCCTGGTGGACCTGGAACTTAAATATGCCATGCTGCACCAGACAACAGATAACAGTGTACCGGTTTCATTAACTGTTTTGGGCCAGGCTGGCGTAAGGCCGTACAATACGTACAATAGTTTTGGCGACAGGCTCTCCTATTTCGGCCAGTTGATCATTGCCAAACAGTTTGGCTCAAATTTTACCTTACAGGTTTCGCCGGGGTTTGTTCAGGATAATACTGCATACCCCTTAGTTGCCGGCAACCAGGAAGGATTTTTTTCGCTTGCCGCAGCAGCCCGCCTAAAGGTAACCAGGCATTTAAACCTGATTATTGATTATGCGCATCCGTTTTCCTCTTTCAGGACTGGCGCCAACGGATTTACCGACCCGCTGGGTTTTGGCTTTGAGATTGAAACCGGCGGGCACGTATTTACCCTTAATATTACCAATGCCCGTTCAGTATCAGAGATCAATTACCTGAGCAACAACCAGGCGGATTTTGGAAAAGGGCAGTACCGTATCGGTTTTACGATCTCGAGGATATTTGATTTTAATCATAAGAGCAGCTATAAATAAAATTTTTACAGCTTCAATAAACCTAAAAAGCCTGCCGGAAAACCCTGCAGGCTTTTTGGGTTACGCTAAAAATTTCTCTGATAAACATTTAAGCTGTCTAACCCGGAACAAGCCAGTTCGAGCAGAAATATTATGATATACAGTGTTTTCCGACCAAATTCGGACATTATTCTTTCAAAATAATCGCTCTCCTATTTGACTTACCAGTCAACACCTTTGATCTCTCCTCCATTATTTTATGAATAAAATATATATTCTATGGATTTAGTAGTATTTAAATAAATTTATTATATTTGCTGCGCTAAATAAACGCCATGACAGCTTTTTTTCATTTGTGCAATAAGTCGACAAACAACCGCATACTGCCTTTAGTGGGTATGATGTGTTGTGCTTCTATCTGTATGTGCTGTTGATCAGGGCGAATTCTCTCCTTCTATCCTCCGCTTATTTTTGGTCAATTATCTAAAGGGATAAGTATGGATTCATCAATACACACTAAACACCTTTTTATAAATTATAAACAATCTGCAATGAACTAAAAACCAATATCATCTAAATAAAAAAACCGGCAAGGAAGCCTCGCCGGTCATTTCAACGATGCATCAGCTCAGTAACGGCAATCACTCACTGATCATCATAAATAGTTTTACTAACAATTAATCATTAACATAAAACCGTTAAATATATGGAAATATTTATCCATAACAGAAGGGTAACCATCGGGTTACTTCAGATACTGATTTTTTTAACTATCCCTTTCACCGTACTGGCGCAGGAAGACGCCAAACCCCTAATTAACTCGAGGCTGGAAGGGGTGGTTATAGATTCTGCTACAAAACAAACCATTCCCGGTGTGGCACTGCGCATTAAAGGGACTACCCACGGCGTATTAACAGATCAAAAAGGGAGGTTTTCGTTCATAACCGGCCAAAAATTCCCTTACACGCTTATTGTAAGCTTTATTGGCTACAAAATAAAAGAAGCCGTTGCCGATGGCAGCCCGATCACCATACAGCTTTCTGAAAACGTAAGCCAGCTTAACGATGTAGTCATTGTTGGCTACGGCACCCAAAAGAAAAGCGATGTAACCGGCTCAATAGCGTCTGTACCCAAAAACCTGATCGCCCAGCCGCAGGCGTCCTTTGATAATATCTTGCAGGGCGGGGTATCAGGCGTATCTGTTACACAAAACTCAGGACAGCCGGGTGGAACTGCTACGGTACGTATTCGCGGCGGTAACTCCATTTCATTTGGTAATGCCCCTTTATATGTTATTGATGGCTTTATTGTTTATAACAACAACGATTACGCTAACGTAGGTTCCAACGGCGCCAGCGTAAATGCGCTTTCGACTATTGACCCCGGCGATATTGAGTCAATAGAGGTTTTAAAAGACGCATCGGCTACGGCCATTTATGGTTCCCATGGCGCAAACGGGGTTGTGATCATCACCACCAAAAAAGGTAAGAAAGGAACTAATAATGTGAATTTCAGTTCCTACTACGGTGTGCAGTCTGTATCCAAAACCCTCGATCTGCTCAATGCTTCCCAATGGGCCACCGTTGTAAACGAGGTAAATACCGCTGATGGCGCCGCGCGCACTTTTTCGGATGCTCAAATATCCGCCCTGGGGGCCGGCTCCAATTGGCAGGAAGCCGCACTCCGGAATGCGCCGATATTAAATGATGAATTATCTGTATCGGGTGGCGATGAACGGTCAAGGTACCTGATCTCCGGAAATTATTTCGACCAGAAAGGTACTGTGCTAAATACGGGATTTAAAAGGTATTCAGCGAGGGTTAACTACGAAAAAGAAATCTCCGAACGCTTCAAAGTAACAACAAACGTCTTCGGCAGCCAAAGTAAAGAAAGCAAACTTTATGGCAGCCCGTACAACAGCATTAACTTCAGCAATGCCTATGCCAATTTATTGTTTACATCGCCTGTCGCGCTTATCAAAAATCCCGACGGCAGTTATAATACTGCCAACCCCTACCTGGCGACGCCCACAAATAGCCTGGAAGATATTACAGCTACTACCAATAACACCCTACTTACCAGGATATTGGGAAACGTTGCCGCGGAGTATAAACTACTTGACGGCCTTGTATTAAAAGTAACCGGTGGGGTCGACATCCTGAATACCACCCAGGATTATTATGCGCCTTCATCCACGGGTTCCCCGGCCGGAAGCTCCACGGGTTACGCGGCGAGTGGTTATGCTTCGGTTGGAGCCGGAAACGAGTTAAGCTGGCTGAATGAAAATACGCTTACTTATGACCATGCTTTTAACAATACCCACTTTTTAAACTTACTGGCCGGTTACACCATTCAAAACACACAGAATGCTACAGCTGTCGCCACTGCACAAAAGTTTCCGAATGATCTTTTAAAATTCAATAATCTTTCCTACGCCGGTGTAGCCAACCTGCCTTCATCAAGCAGTGCCTCATCTACGCTAGAATCCTACCTGGCAAGGGTTAATTATTCATATCAACACAAGTATAATTTAACCGTGTCGGGGCGTGCTGATGGCTCTTCAAAATTAGGGGCAAATCATAAATGGGGCTTTTTCCCGTCTGCAGGGTTTTCATGGAATGCGGATAAAGAAGATTTCTTTAAACCTATCGCCGGAACGATCAATAATTTAAAGGTAAGACTGAGCGCAGGGCAAACCGGAAACTCAGAAGTGCCGCCGTATAGCTCACTATCGGCATTAGCCCCTACTAATTATTATTTTAACAGTACCCTGGTAACCGGCATTGCACCCTCACAACTGGCAAACCCGGATTTAAAATGGGAAACGACAACACAATACGACCTGGGTTTTGACCTTGGCCTTTTTAACAGTCGTGTTAACCTGGTTTTTGATGCCTATTATAAAAAGACAACCGACCTACTGCTTAGTGTACCCCTGCCACTATATACCGGTTATGCAAGCGAACTTGAAAACGTAGGCAGCGTGCAAAACAAGGGGATCGAAATTGCATTAAATACGGATAATATTAAAGCTGATGCTTTCAGCTGGAAAACAAGCATTGTTTTTGGTTTAAACCGGAACAAGGTTTTAAGCCTGGGGCCGGGTGTTAACAGCTATTTCCCATTAGCGCCTACCGGGCAGGTATCGCCGGTAATTGTACAGGTGGGCCTGCCGGTTAGTACATTTTGGGGCTACACTACAAACGGGCTTTTAACCGCTAAAGACCTGGCAAACGGAGCGCCACTTTTAGCCGGTGTGCCGCAGCAGGTGGGCGATACCAAATACGTTGACAATAACGGCGACGGCAAAATTACCACAAGCGACAAACACAGCCTTGGCAGCGCACAGCCCAGGTTTACCGGAAGCATAACCAACACTTTCACTTACCAGAATTTTGATCTTTCCGTATTCTTTAACGGTTCCTATGGTAATAAAATATTTAACCTTTTACAGCAAAGTTTAGAGCGGCCTACTTTAACCCAAAACGTTTCGGCAAGCTTGTTAAATAGCTGGAGCACAGCCAATCCAAACGGCACTGTTGCCAGGGTGACTGATTCGCCGGTGCCCCAGGTAACAGACAGGTATATACAGGATGGTTCATACCTGAAATTGAAAAATGCTTCCCTGGGATATACTTTCCCAATAGGGACGCTTTCGAAAATCCGGGCCAAAAAAGTAAGGATCTATGTTTCAGGAGAAAACCTGTTAACCATAACCAAATACAAGGGACTTGACCCGGAAGCAAACTTTTATGATAACGATAACACCAAACAAGGAATTGACTACGGTACCTACCCCCCCGTACGGACCTTCCTGGCAGGCATTAACGTAACCTTTTAATAAGATTAATAATGACAATTATGAAAAATACACTTTCAATAACACTAATAATTGCCTTTTTTAGTACGCTTTACTCGTGCAAAAAGCTTACTGAGGATCCCAGTTCGGTTATTGTTTCCTCGCAATTTTACCAAACGGCAGCCGACGCAAACGCAGCAGCAAACGCGGTTTACAGCACATTGAACAGCGATCCTGCCGGCGATTTCCCTATTTATGGCCGCCAGCTCAATTTATTGGTTGAAAACGGCAGCGACAACCAGATCTATAGCCCGAGCAACACCAATCCTGACGTTCGTGCTTTGGGTACGGCTACGTATGTAGCAGCAAACAGCCGCGTGCAAAAAATATGGCAACAACATTACTATGGTATCAATAGGGCGAATATTGCAATTGATAACATCCCGGTAATTCAGTTTGATACAACGCAGCGTGCCCGCTTAGTACGAGAATCAAAATTTATACGGGCGCTGCTGTACTTTAACCTTGTTCGTTTATATGGAGATGTCCCCCTGGTGCTACATAACGCTACCAGCATAAATGTAAGTACCCTGCTGGTTGGCCGAGCTCCCGCAAGCGCTGTTTATGCGCAGATCATTGCCGACCTTAAGGATGCAACAAACCTGCCATCAACATATACAGGTGCCAATAAAGGCAGGGCTACGGCAGGTGCTGCACATGCATTACTTGCAAAAGTATACGTGACCCTGCAAGACTGGCCAAATGCGCTGGCTCAATTAAATGATGTGATTAACGGCGGTTATGGTTACGCTCTTTTCCCAAATTTCAGGGATGCCTTTCAAAAAGCAACAAAAAATGGTGTTGAGCATATTTTTTCCGTTCAGTTCGAGACAAACCTTGGCGCGGTAAACAGCACCCAATTTTTAAGTGAAGAATTTGGTTCCTTTAATCCGGGTATATGGCCAATTGATATTCCGGCAGATAGCAGCCTTTATAAATTGTATAGCCCCACTGATACACGCAGGGCGGTAACTTTTTATAGCTCACAATATAACCCGGCAACAGGTCAAACTGTTTATTACACTGGTTCTGCAGCGCCGTACTTTAACAAATTTGTTGATTACAGTTTAAACCCGCTGACCACGCAGGCACAAAGCGGGATCAATTACCCGGTTATCCGCTATTCCGAAATATTGCTGTTGTATGCTGAAGTTCAAAATGAAATAAATGGAACGCCTACCCCTGATGCCTATAACGCCATTAACCAGGTTCGCACCAGGGCCAATGTGCCGGGTCTTACTCCCGGGCTAAACCAGGCTGATTTCAGGGACTCCGTTTTTTTAGAACGGAGAAAGGAATTTATACAGGAGGGGCAGCGTTGGTTCGACCTTGTACGCAGGGGCGGTACTACGTTGGTAGACGCCTTACATAAATACCCTGCAAAGGCAGCCGCAAGCAGCAAAAACACCTTGTTTCCGATACCGCAGGTGGAAATTCAGCTCAATCCGAAGCTGACACAAAACCCCGGGTACTAAGGAGATCATGGTTGATAGTTCATGGTTCATAGCAATAAGCCTGATGACCCCGAACTATCAACCATGAACTATCAACTATGAACCATTAACTGAATTTATATGACTTTATCAGATGTAACACTAATCGGGAAAAAAATACTGGTAGGCATCGTTGTTACCATTATCCCCTTCCTCATCATTTTCGGCGGCCTGTGGCTCACCCGGAAATTGCTCGCCGACCATGACAGGGCGAATCAACAGATTACACAACCCACTAAAAGCACCGCATCATGAAAATTGAAAAAGAAGTTAAACAAAGCATTGTAAAGAATGTGCTGTTAAGCCTATTCATTTACATACTCCCCATTCTGCTCATGTTTTTAACCTTTTATTTTACGGGACAGCGTCCCTGGGAAAAAAGACAGGTTCAGAAAGAACAAATTAAATCAATTAAAAAAACACATAATAACTTAAACAATGGAAGCAATATTTGATTTCGTGAAAAAATTAGTGGATAACCTGGATAGTTTTGGGTTTCCATTCTTAATATTTTTTATAGGTGTGCTTGAATTTTCATTCGGGCTCTATAAAAGAAAATGGCCAAAAAATGAACGATGGGTTGACATTACGTGCTTTGCTGCACCAATACTGGTATTGCGGCCAATTTTTGCATATGTTGCCCTTCACTTTTTACCCGTTTTACTGCCTGGTTTAGCCAATGTATTTGCCTGGGTTCCCTTCTTTTGGGGCTGTATTATTATTGCTGTCGCGGATGACCTTACACAATACTGGTATCACAGGCTGCATCACCAGGTGCCATGGCTATGGCGTTTTCACCGTACACATCACTCGGCATCCTATATGGGCATGGCCATGGCCAGCAGGCAAAATGCTATCTACACGCTGTTTTTCTCCCAAATCTATTTAACCCTTGCTTTGGTTTATTTAGGATTGGGTATTCCGGCAATCGTTGTAAGGGCAATAAAAAGCACTATTACAACGCTGGCACACTCCAGCATACCATGGGATAAACCGTTTTATAAATATAAAGTATTGCACCCCCTGGCCTGGATACTTGAACGCACCATATCAACACCGGCAACCCACCACGCACATCATGCTGCTACAACCGACGATGGAGTGGGCTATTATAAAGGCAATTTTGGTAACATGTTTTTTTTATGGGACATTATATTCGGCACCGCCCTGATCTCCCGCCAATATCCAAAAACCTACGGTATATCGCACTACGAAGCGGACCCATGGTACGCGCAATTATTATGGCCGATATTTAAATCAAACGTTGAAGGCAGCGAATTAGCCCCAAATGGACCAATGGTAAGGATAGACCCCGTTGAAACTCAGACCGTATCCATCAACGCGAATAACCACATTCAGGACGCTAGCGCGCTGTTTGCGCAAGCAAAGCAATAACCAAACCGGATGAATTAAATAAACCATGGTTAATAAACCTTAAAAAATGAAAACACCATCAAAAAATACAACAGGCAAATTCACATTGCTACTTGCCGGGTTGTTTGCTTTAAATTTTGCATCAGCCCAAAATATAACCCAACAACAGCAGCCCTTTCAGGGCGTTGTCGGAAAAACTTTAGCAGATTCCAAAGAATCATGGACGGCGCCCATAAAAGCGCCCAAAGGCGCACCCAACGTTTTATTGATCATACTGGATGATGTGGGTTTTGGCGCATCGTCAATTTTTGGCGGTGTAATCCGTACCCCAAATTTCGATACGTTGGCTAGCCTTGGCCTAAAGTATACCAATTTTCATACTTGCGCAATTTGCGCCCCTACACGCGCTGCATTATTAACCGGCCGGAATCACCACTATGTACACATGGGCGGGTTTGCGCATACGAGCCTGTCAGCAGGCTTTCCGGGCTATGACGGGCGGATCCCCTCAGACAAAGGCACCATTGCCGAGATTCTGCGTGAAAATGGCTACAATACTTTTGCCGTAGGAAAATATGGGCTCACCCCTGATGAGGACGCCACAGACGCCGGTCCGTTTGACCGCTGGCCCTTAGGTAAGGGATTCGACCATTTCTTTGGTTTCCTGGGTTCACAAACTGATCAATATCAGCCTGACCTGGTGGAAGACAACGCCCATGTTACGCCGGACGGGCGTAATTTAAATACGCAGATTACCGACAAAGCTATTTTCTACCTTACCCGTCAGCATAAAGCGGCTCCGGACAAACCATTCTTTCTATATTATGCACCGGGCGCTACACATGCTCCGCACCAGGTTGCCAAAGAATGGAGCGACCAGTATAAAGGCAAGTTTGATGGCGGCTGGGATGTTTTCCGCGAAACGGTTTTTGCCAATCAGAAAAAACTGGGTATTATTCCTGCCAATGCTGTTTTGCCTGAACGCAACCCGGATATTAAAGCCTGGAAATCGCTTCCCGAAGATGAAAGGAAATTATATGCACGGTTTATGGAGGTTTATGCTGGTTACCTAACCTACGCCGACAATGAAGTTGGTCGCCTGATTACTTATTTAAAAACAAGCAAACAGCTTGATAACACGCTTGTTTATGTAATTATTGGCGATAACGGGGCCAGCAAAGAAGGTACATTCAACGGGGATATAGACCGGTCAGTTTTTCGAAATCCTGTTAGCGAAGAGGAAAACATAAAACATAATCTTGAAAAAATAGGCGAGATAGGTACGCCAGATGCGAAGCAAACCAATTATCCGCTGGGTTGGGCGCAGGCTGCCAACACCCCGTTTAAATACTGGAAAGAGGACGCCAACGCCGAAGGGGGCACCCGCAACCCCTTAATTGTTTATTATCCAAAAGGGATTAAAGATGCTGGCAGTATCCGAACACAATACGGGCATGTGATTGATATTTTGCCGACCACCTTAGAATACCTCGGCATTAATCCACCGGAATACATCAGGGGCATCAAACAGGATACATTGCAAGGCACTTCACTTGTTTATTCATTTAAAGATGCTAATGCGCCATCCAGGCATAAAACCCAGTATTACTACATTTTTGGTTCAAGATCTGTCTATAAAGATGGCTGGAAGGCTGAAGTATTCCACCATCCGGACGTGATAGATCTTTCGAGACCGAAAACAGGCACCGTAGCCGGGCCGGCTGTAAACAACTTCGACACAGATGTTTGGGAATTATATGACCTTAAAACAGATTTTAACGAAAGAATCAATGTAGCTGATAAATACCCCGAAAAACTAAATGAGCTGAAAGCGCTGTATGACGATCAGGCCCAAAAATACCACATCTACCCTTTCATTGATTGGGAAGATGTACTTAAAGGCAGGATCCATCATCTCCCAAAAGAACAGCCCGCAAGTTCGCAGGTGAATTAACGTTTTGTTTTTTTGATATCATGAAGCTGATAAAATTTCCTTTTTTTTTGTTATTGTTATATTTTGGCTGTAAGCAAAAAACGGCACAGGTAGTCAACATTCAATCGACATTAAAATTACCTGAAGTGGCACTTTGCTGCGAATCAAATATTCCTGCGCGTTTTGTCTCGCTCAGCAGCAGCTTTTCAAATCCGGCAGTATCAATAGCGGCCAAACCATCCCACAATGGGATGGTTTGGATAAAAACCGGCACATTTATGATGGGCGGCGATAACAACCAGGCCGCAGATGATGAGTATCCTAAGCACAAAGTAACGGTTGATGGGTTTTGGATGGATACAACAGAAGTAACGAATGCAGAATTTGCAAAATTTGTACGTGCAACGGGCTATATTACCACGGCAGAGCGCAAGCCGGATTGGAACGCATTAAAAAAGCAATTGCCCCCAGGCAC
This genomic window contains:
- a CDS encoding DUF5777 family beta-barrel protein; this encodes MKKHLMLAAFLIVSSGLMAQNADNSKTSTPADSLLNSMSSDQKNLPVIGFRSTRLILSQTTETVKKKTLNFMVIHRFGDFAGKNGGGRFFYGLDDVADVYIGFEYGITDNLNIHFGRSTQPTLGGLVDLELKYAMLHQTTDNSVPVSLTVLGQAGVRPYNTYNSFGDRLSYFGQLIIAKQFGSNFTLQVSPGFVQDNTAYPLVAGNQEGFFSLAAAARLKVTRHLNLIIDYAHPFSSFRTGANGFTDPLGFGFEIETGGHVFTLNITNARSVSEINYLSNNQADFGKGQYRIGFTISRIFDFNHKSSYK
- a CDS encoding SusC/RagA family TonB-linked outer membrane protein produces the protein MEIFIHNRRVTIGLLQILIFLTIPFTVLAQEDAKPLINSRLEGVVIDSATKQTIPGVALRIKGTTHGVLTDQKGRFSFITGQKFPYTLIVSFIGYKIKEAVADGSPITIQLSENVSQLNDVVIVGYGTQKKSDVTGSIASVPKNLIAQPQASFDNILQGGVSGVSVTQNSGQPGGTATVRIRGGNSISFGNAPLYVIDGFIVYNNNDYANVGSNGASVNALSTIDPGDIESIEVLKDASATAIYGSHGANGVVIITTKKGKKGTNNVNFSSYYGVQSVSKTLDLLNASQWATVVNEVNTADGAARTFSDAQISALGAGSNWQEAALRNAPILNDELSVSGGDERSRYLISGNYFDQKGTVLNTGFKRYSARVNYEKEISERFKVTTNVFGSQSKESKLYGSPYNSINFSNAYANLLFTSPVALIKNPDGSYNTANPYLATPTNSLEDITATTNNTLLTRILGNVAAEYKLLDGLVLKVTGGVDILNTTQDYYAPSSTGSPAGSSTGYAASGYASVGAGNELSWLNENTLTYDHAFNNTHFLNLLAGYTIQNTQNATAVATAQKFPNDLLKFNNLSYAGVANLPSSSSASSTLESYLARVNYSYQHKYNLTVSGRADGSSKLGANHKWGFFPSAGFSWNADKEDFFKPIAGTINNLKVRLSAGQTGNSEVPPYSSLSALAPTNYYFNSTLVTGIAPSQLANPDLKWETTTQYDLGFDLGLFNSRVNLVFDAYYKKTTDLLLSVPLPLYTGYASELENVGSVQNKGIEIALNTDNIKADAFSWKTSIVFGLNRNKVLSLGPGVNSYFPLAPTGQVSPVIVQVGLPVSTFWGYTTNGLLTAKDLANGAPLLAGVPQQVGDTKYVDNNGDGKITTSDKHSLGSAQPRFTGSITNTFTYQNFDLSVFFNGSYGNKIFNLLQQSLERPTLTQNVSASLLNSWSTANPNGTVARVTDSPVPQVTDRYIQDGSYLKLKNASLGYTFPIGTLSKIRAKKVRIYVSGENLLTITKYKGLDPEANFYDNDNTKQGIDYGTYPPVRTFLAGINVTF
- a CDS encoding RagB/SusD family nutrient uptake outer membrane protein — encoded protein: MKNTLSITLIIAFFSTLYSCKKLTEDPSSVIVSSQFYQTAADANAAANAVYSTLNSDPAGDFPIYGRQLNLLVENGSDNQIYSPSNTNPDVRALGTATYVAANSRVQKIWQQHYYGINRANIAIDNIPVIQFDTTQRARLVRESKFIRALLYFNLVRLYGDVPLVLHNATSINVSTLLVGRAPASAVYAQIIADLKDATNLPSTYTGANKGRATAGAAHALLAKVYVTLQDWPNALAQLNDVINGGYGYALFPNFRDAFQKATKNGVEHIFSVQFETNLGAVNSTQFLSEEFGSFNPGIWPIDIPADSSLYKLYSPTDTRRAVTFYSSQYNPATGQTVYYTGSAAPYFNKFVDYSLNPLTTQAQSGINYPVIRYSEILLLYAEVQNEINGTPTPDAYNAINQVRTRANVPGLTPGLNQADFRDSVFLERRKEFIQEGQRWFDLVRRGGTTLVDALHKYPAKAAASSKNTLFPIPQVEIQLNPKLTQNPGY
- a CDS encoding sterol desaturase family protein produces the protein MEAIFDFVKKLVDNLDSFGFPFLIFFIGVLEFSFGLYKRKWPKNERWVDITCFAAPILVLRPIFAYVALHFLPVLLPGLANVFAWVPFFWGCIIIAVADDLTQYWYHRLHHQVPWLWRFHRTHHSASYMGMAMASRQNAIYTLFFSQIYLTLALVYLGLGIPAIVVRAIKSTITTLAHSSIPWDKPFYKYKVLHPLAWILERTISTPATHHAHHAATTDDGVGYYKGNFGNMFFLWDIIFGTALISRQYPKTYGISHYEADPWYAQLLWPIFKSNVEGSELAPNGPMVRIDPVETQTVSINANNHIQDASALFAQAKQ
- a CDS encoding arylsulfatase translates to MKTPSKNTTGKFTLLLAGLFALNFASAQNITQQQQPFQGVVGKTLADSKESWTAPIKAPKGAPNVLLIILDDVGFGASSIFGGVIRTPNFDTLASLGLKYTNFHTCAICAPTRAALLTGRNHHYVHMGGFAHTSLSAGFPGYDGRIPSDKGTIAEILRENGYNTFAVGKYGLTPDEDATDAGPFDRWPLGKGFDHFFGFLGSQTDQYQPDLVEDNAHVTPDGRNLNTQITDKAIFYLTRQHKAAPDKPFFLYYAPGATHAPHQVAKEWSDQYKGKFDGGWDVFRETVFANQKKLGIIPANAVLPERNPDIKAWKSLPEDERKLYARFMEVYAGYLTYADNEVGRLITYLKTSKQLDNTLVYVIIGDNGASKEGTFNGDIDRSVFRNPVSEEENIKHNLEKIGEIGTPDAKQTNYPLGWAQAANTPFKYWKEDANAEGGTRNPLIVYYPKGIKDAGSIRTQYGHVIDILPTTLEYLGINPPEYIRGIKQDTLQGTSLVYSFKDANAPSRHKTQYYYIFGSRSVYKDGWKAEVFHHPDVIDLSRPKTGTVAGPAVNNFDTDVWELYDLKTDFNERINVADKYPEKLNELKALYDDQAQKYHIYPFIDWEDVLKGRIHHLPKEQPASSQVN